The DNA sequence tgtctctgtgctgtctagaATTAAACCTATGTCTCATTTGATACAGTTACATTTACAGCTCAGACTGCACTATAGTGTAAATGAACTATATACTGGGGTGAGTTTCCCAGAAACATAAAGGTGATTACTAGATCACTGGTTGTCCATTGCCCACCTATGGATGTATGATCTTACTGCTAAAGACGATCTTTATGTGTTTGGGAAACTGGTCCCAGGTCAGTATGTCTAGTCATGTTTTGGTTGAGAGGACATTCCTGAACTATAATGGTTTTCTCTCCAGCTGGCTCGATACCTGAACAGAACGTACTGGGAGAAGAAACAGGAAGAGGCACGTAAGAGTCCCACCCCATCTGCCCCTGCCCCCGTACCATTGGCTACTGAGCCCCTGCCAATCAGCCAGCCCCAGCCAGTGGAAACGGTCGCACCACTCCCAGCACAAGTCGTCATGGCCCCGCCTCCAGTCAACATAGTGGAGGTTAGTTGTACACTGCTGTGTTATGAGAGATGGAAGACAAACAGATTTTCTTATTTGTTCAGGTGAAAATTCATGCATAGCAGCAGAGATTGAAGTAGATTTAGATTAGAAATGACTACATGCTCTTTGTCATTAGCTGTTTGTTCCTGCTGATTgactccctccttcctcttcctccctttctcctctcgccttcctccctttctcctcttcctccctttctcctctcgccttcctccctttctcctctcgccttcctccctttctcctctcgccttcctccctttctcctctcgccttcctccctttctcctctcgccttcctccctttctcctctcgccttcctccctttctcctcttcctccctttctcctctcccctttctcctctcccctttctccctttctcctctccccttcctccctttctcttctcctcttcctccctttctcttctcctcttcctccctttctcttctcctcttcctccctttctcttctcctcttcctccctttctcttctcctcttcctccctttctcttctcctcttcctccctttctcttctcctcttcctccctttctcctctcctcttcctccctttctcctctcttcttccaccACCCCCAGCAGCAGTATCAGAACGGTGAGTCGGAGGAGAACCACGATGCGTTCCTGAAGGCTCTGCAGAACGCGGTCACCACCTTCCTGAACCGTATGAAGAGTAACCACATGCGCGGTCGCAGCATCACCAACGACAGCGCTGTGCTCTCCCTCTTCCAGTCCATCAACACCATGCACCCCCAGCTACTGGACATCCTCAATCAGCTGGACGAGAAGAGACGTGAGTTAGGGGGGAGATTTGGTTCTGTGGGGGGGACTTTGTTTCAGTGTTTGTTTATGTAAGAGAGATTCTCTGAAGCCGGGATTCAATCTGATCGTGCTTTGTCTGCAATGCATGTTTTAAAAACCATGTTCCCATGTTTGTGGAGACCACATTCACTGTAAACAATATGTCTCAATCAGGATTATCCTATAAATGGCATGTTCAATCCCGGCCTCACTCTTGCTCAAACCGTGAGCATGTCTGTCTGCTTGTTGGTTTACCATGTTTGTTGTCTTGGTCCTGTACAGTTTAACCACTGTCTAACTAAACATCTCCATGTCTGTCTGCTTGTTGGTTTATCATGTTTGTTGTCTTGGTCCTGTACAGTTTAACCACTAACTGAACATCTCCATGTCTGTCTGCTTGTTGGTTTATCATGTTTGTTGTTTTGGTCCTGTACAGTTTAACCACTAACTGAACATCTCCATGTCTGTCTGCTTGTTGGTTTACCATGTTTGTTGTCTTGGTCCTGTACAGTTTAACCACTAACTGAACatctccatgtctgtctgccaGTGTACTACGAGGGTCTGCAGGACAAGCTGGCCCAGGTGCGTGACGCGAGAGCCGCCCTGAACGCCCTACGAGACGAACACAGAGAGAAGCTGCGTCGTGCTGCCGAGGaggcggagagacagagacagatccagctGGCCCAGAAACTAGAGATCATGAGACAGAAGAAACAGGTGACAGAactggggaaaaacaggactGGGAGTCTGTTTAGGAGGGGTGCTATGTTATAGATAATAACAGGGCTGGGAGTCTGTTTAGGAGGGGTGCTATGTTATAGATTATAACAGGGCTGGGAGTCTGTTTAGGAGGGGTGCTATGTTATAGATTATAACAGGGCTGGGAGTCTGTTTAGGAGGGGTGCTATGTTATAGATTATAACAGGGCTGGGAGTCTGTTTAGGAGGGGTGCTATGTTATAGATAACAACAGGACTGGGAGTCTGTTTAGGAGGGGTGCTATGTTATAGATTATAACAGGTGACAGACTGGGGAACAACAGGACTGGGAGTCTGTTTAGGAGGGGTGCTATGTTATAGATAATAACAGGTGACAGACTGGGGAACAACAGGGCTGGGAGTCTGTTTAGGAGGGGTGCTATGTTATAGATAACAACAGGGCTGGGAGTCTGTTTAGGAGGGGTGCTATGTTATAGATAACAACAGGGCTGGGAGTCTGTTTAGGAGGGGTGCTATGTTATAGATAATAACAGGTGACAGACTGGGGAACAACAGGGCTGGGAGTCTGTTTAGATATATTGTGTAGAACAGATCAGCTGTAGTGTTTAAAGGCTAAGTGCAGTGAAAAACGTGATTTCCCTGTTATTCACGTGGTGAGGTATGGGTTGTTCTGCAGTAGGGGGTTAGTCACATGATGAGGTATGGGTTGTTCTGCAGTAGGGGGTTAGTCACATGATGAGGTATGGGTTGTTCTGCGGTAGGGGGTTAGTCACATGAGGTATGGGTTGTTCTGCGGTAGGGGGTTAGTCACATGATGAGGTATGGGTTGTTCTGCGGTAGGGGGTTAGTCACATGATGAGGTATGGGTTGTTCTGCGGTAGGGGGTTAGTCACATGATGAGGTATGGGTTGTTCTGCAGTAGGGGGTTAGTCACATGATGAGGTATGGGTTGTTCTGCGGTAGGGGGTTAGTCACATGATGAGGTATGGGTTGTTCTGCGGTAGGGGGTTAGTCACATGAGGTATGGGTTGTTATGTAGTAGGGGGTTAGTCACATGATGAGGTATGGGTTGTTCTGCAGTAGGGGGTTAGTCACATGATGAGGTATGGGTTGTTCTGTGGTAGGGGGTTAGTCACATGATGAGGTAGGGGTTGTTATGCAGTAGGGGTTGTTCTGTGGTAGGGGGTTAGTCACATGAGGTATGGGTTGTTCTGTGGTAGGGGGTTAGTCACATGATGAGGTATGGGTTGTTATCCAGTAGGGGGTTAGTCACATGATGAGGTATGGGTTGTTATCCAGTAGGGGTTGTTATCCAGTAGGGGGTTAGTCACATGATGAGGTATGGGTTGTTATGCAGTAGGGGTTGTTATCCAGTAGGGGGTTAGTCACATGATGAGGTATGGGTTGTTCTGCGGTAGGGGTTAGTCACATGATGAGGTATGGGTTGTTCTGTGGTAGGGGGTTAGTCACATGATGAGGTAGGGGTTGTTATGCAGTAGGGGTTGTTCTGTGGTAGGGGGTTAGTCACATGAGGTATGGGTTGTTCTGTGGTAGGGGGTTAGTCACATGATGAGGTATGGGTTGTTATGTAGTAGGGGGTTAGTCACATGGTGAGGTATGGGTTGTTATCCAGTAGGGGGTTAGTCACATGATGAGGTATGGGTTGTTCTGTGGTAGGGGGTTAGTCACATGATGAGGTATGGGTTGTTCTGCGGTAGGGGTTAGTCACATGATGAGGTATGGGTTAGTCACATGAAGAGGTATGGGTTGTTCTGCAGTAGGGGTTAGTCACATGATGAGGTATGGGTTGTTATGCGGTAGGGGGTTAGTCACATGATGTATATGGTGTCTGATGTGGTGACTGTGTTTCAGGAGTACCTAGAGATGCAGCGTCAGCCTGTTAGGTGGTATATGGTGTCTGATATGGTGTCTGATGTGGTGACTGTTTCAGGAGTACCTAGAGATGCAGCGTCAGCCTGTTAGGTGGTATATGGTGTCTGATATGGTGTCTGATGTGGTGACTGTTTCAGGAGTACCTAGAGATGCAGCGTCAGCCTGTTAGGTGGTGTCTGATGTGGTGTCTGATGTGGGGACTGTTTCAGGAGTACCTAGAGATGCAGCGTCAGCCTGTTAGGTGGTATATGGTGTCTGATGTGGTGTCTGATGTGGTGACTGTTTCAGGAGTACCTAGAGATGCAGCGTCAGCTGGCCATCCAGCGACTccaggagcaggagaaggagagacagatgagGCTGGAGCAACAGAAACACACCATCCAGATGAGAGCCCAGATGCCTGCCTTCCCCATGCCCTACCCACAGGTAGACACTACACTATAACCTAcccacaggtagacactatactataacctacccacaggtagacactatactataacctacccacaggtagacactatactataacctacccacaggtagacactataCTATAACCTACCCACAGGTAGACACTACACTATAACCTAcccacaggtagacactatactataacctacccacaggtagacactatactataacctacccacaggtagacactatactataacctacccacaggtagacactataCTATAACCTACCCACAGGTAGACACTACACTATAACCTAcccacaggtagacactataCTATAACCTACCTACAGGTAGACACTATACTATAACCTAcccacaggtagacactatactataacctacccacaggtagacactatactataccctacccacaggtagacactatactataccctaaccacaggtagacactacactgtaccctacccacaggtagacactatactataccctacccacaggtagacacactatactataacctacccacaggtagacactataCTATAACCATGcccacaggtagacactatactataccctacccacaggtagacactatactatactataccatgcccacaggtagacactatactataccatgcccacaggtagacactatactataccctacccacaggtagacactatactataccctacccacaggtagacactacactatatcctacccacaggtagacactacactatatcctacccacaggtagacactataCTTTACCCTAcccacaggtagacactataCCAAGCCCTAcccacaggtagacactataCCAAGCCCTACCCACAggtatacactacactataccatgcccacaggtagacactatactataccatgcccacaggtagacactacactataccatgcccacaggtagacactacactataccatgcccacaggtagacactatactataccctacccacaggtagacactataCCAAGCCCTACCCACAGGTAGACACTACTCGATACCATGCCCACAggtatacactacactataccatgctcacaggtagacactatactatactatgcccacaggtagacactacactataccatgcccacaggtagacactatactataccatgcccacaggtagacactacactataccatgcccacaggtagacactatactataccatgcccacaggtagacactacactataccatgcCCACAAGtagacactacactatactataccatgcccacaggtagacactatactatactataccatgcccacaggtagacactacactatactataccatgcccacaggtagacactacactataccatgcccacaggtagacactatactataccatgcccacaggtagacactatactataccatgcccacaggtagacactatactatactatacccacaggtagacactatactatacccacaggtagacactatactataccctacccacaggtagacactatactataccctacccacaggtagacactatactataacctacccacaggtagacactatactataccctacCCACAggtatacactatactataccctacCCACAGGTAGACACTATGCTATACCCTAcccacaggtagacactataCCAAGCCCTACCCACAGGTAGACACTACTCGATACCATGCCCACAggtatacactatactataccatgcccacaggtagacactacactataccatgcccacaggtagacactatactatactatgcccacaggtagacactatactataccatgcccacaggtagacactatactataccatgcccacaggtagacactatactatactatgccacAGTGTAGAGGCCTTCTCTCTGGCCGGCACACGGGGGAGGCCTTCTCTCTGGCCGGCACACGGGGGAGGCCTTCTCTCCGGCCGGCACACGGGGGAGGCCTTCTCTCCGGCCGGCGCAAGGGGGAGTTAGTCTTTAAACAGATCCTTGGGGAAGACGTGTCACgacactgttagtctacagagGTTCTGTGTAAATGATTGCTGCAGAGGAGTTTAACCTGGCATTTACCTTAGTGGCTGTTCTTTTTGTCCAGCTCTTGTGTAAATTCCTCTCCTTTTCACCCTAGATGCAGTCTTTGCCCCCCAACGTGGCAGGAGGGGTGGTGTACGGGCAGCCGGGGGGACCCCCCAGTTACCCAGGCACCTTTAGCCCCTCAGGGTCAGTGGAGGGGTCGCCCATGCACAACGTCTACATGAACCAGCCTGGACCAGGACAGTACCAGGCCATGCCTCCAGGTTAGTACAGACCCCAATAAGTCAAATGTTTGTGTCATGGTAGTTAGTCTGGGGGCCAGCATGGTAGTTAGTCTGGGGGCCTGCATGGTAGTTAGTCTGGGGGCCTGCATGGTAGTTAGTCTAGGGGCCAGCATGTCTAGTTGAATAGCATGGTAGTTAGTCTAGGGGCCTGCATGTCTAGTTGAATAGCATGGTAGTTAGTCTAGGGGCCTGCATGGTAGTTAGTCTAGGGGCCAGCATGTCTAGTTGAATAGCATGGTAGTTAGTCTGGGGGCCAGCATGGTAGTTAGTGTGGGGGCCAGCATGGTAGTTAGTCTAGGGGCCAGCTTGTCTTGTTGAATAGCATGGTAGTTAGTCTAGGGGCCAGCATGGTAGTTAGTCTGGGGGCCTGCATGGTAGTTAGTCTGGGGGCCTGCATGGTAGTTAGTCTAGGGGCCAGCTTGTCTTGTTGAATAGCATGGTAGTTAGTCTAGGGGCCAGCATCGTAGTTAGTCTGGGGGCCAGCATGTCTAGTTGAATAGCATGGTAGTTAGTCTAGGGGCCAGCATGGTAGTTAGTCTAGGGGCCAGCATGTCTTGTTGAATAGCATGGTAGTTAGTCTAGGGGCCAGAATATCTAGTTGAATAGCATGGTAGTTAGTCTGGGGGCCAGCATGTCTAGTTGAATAGCATGGTAGTTAGTCTAGGGGCCAGCATGGTAGTTAGTCTGGGGGCCAGCATGTCTTGTTGAATAGCATGGTAGTTAGTCTAGGGGCCAGCATGGTAGTTAGTCTGGGGGCCAGCATGGTAGTTAGTCTAGGGGCCTGCATGGTAGTTAGTCTGGGGGCCAGCATGGTAGTTAGTCTAGGGGCCTGCATGGTAGTTAGTCTGGGGGCCAGCATGGTAGTTAGTCTAGGGGCCAGCATGGTAGTTAGTCTGGGGGCCAGCATGTCTAGTTGAATAGCATGGTAGTTAGTCTAGGGGCCTGCATGTCTAGTTGAATAGCATGTTAGTTAGTCTGGGGGCCAGCATGGTAGTTAGTCTGGGGGCCAGCATGGTAGTTAGTCTAGGGGCCAGCATGTCTAGTTGAATAGCATGGTAGTTAGTCTAGGGGCCTGCATGTCTAGTTGAATAGCATGGTAGTTAGTCTGGGGGCCTGCATGTCTAGTTGAATAGCATGGTATTTAGTCTAGGGGCCAGCATGGTAGTTAGTCTAGGGGCCAGCATGTCTAGTTGAATAGCATGTTAGTTAGTCTGGGGGCCAGCATGGTAGTTAGTCTGGGAGCCAGCATGGTagtttctgtatggacctggctttgtgctcgggggcattgtcatgctgaaacaggaaagggccttcctcataCTGTTgccaccattattcctccttcactaAACTTCCTCCTTCATGACAGTTGGCACTATCCATTGGACCTGTTatcattctcctggcatcctccaaccCCATTGAGCGTGGTGATCTTagtcttgtgtgcggctgctcgtccatggaaacccatttcatgttattgtgctgacgttgcttccagaggcagtttggaactcggtagtgagtctTGCAATCGAGGATAGATGAtttttacatgcttcagcactcagctttcccgttctgtgagcttgagctcctagacgtttccacttcacaataacagcacttacagttgaccggggaaactctagcagggcagaaatgtaaccaactgacttgttggaaaggtggcatcctatgacggtgccacgttgaaagtcactgagctcttcagtaaggccattctactgtcaatgtttgtctatggagattacatggctgtgtgcttgattttatacacctgccagcagcaggtgtggctgaaatagctgaatccactcatttgaaggggtgtcctcatacttctGTATATATTGTGTACATTGACCTTCTGTAACGTGACTCTCCTGTGTTTGCCTCCCTGCTCCAGACCCCAACATGTACATGTACCAGCCTGCAGGAACCAATGGGCAGCCTGCACCCCCTGGCCAGGCCCTGCCCACTACTAGCCCCGCCTACTCTAACTACCAGCCCACACCCACACAGGGATACCAGGTGAGAACAGAAGGGGGAGTGTCATGCCTGTTACCAAACTATTGGTGTTGAAATGGAAACGTGCTCGTGGACTTCCTCATGCTGAGTTTGTCGTCTAGGTAACTAGGTTTCCTCCTTAATGTGAACCACATGATGTAATGCCTGATGTCAAGTCCCAATGAGAGGCTCAGCAATACACCGTCAGATCTAATCAGATGCTGTTTGTCACATGAGCCCgaaaccaacaggtgtagagaccttacagtgaaatgctgactgacaagcccttaaccaacaggtgtagagaccttacagtgaaatgctgactgacaagcccttaaccaacaggtgtagagaccttacagtgaaatgctgactgacaagtccttaaccaacaggtgtagagaccttacagtgaaatgctgactgacaagtccttaaccaacaggtgtagagaccttacagtgaaatgctgactgacaagtccttaaccaacaggtgtagagaccttacagtgaaatgctgactgacaagtccttaaccaacaggtgtagagaccttacagtgaaatgctgactgacaagtccttaaccaacaggtgtagagaccttacagtgaaatgctgactgacaagcccttaaccaacaggtgtagagaccttacagtgaaatgctgactgacaagcccttaaccaacaataatagtaggctttatacagggggtactggtacagagtctatgaGCGGGGGCACGGTTAgctgaggtaattgaggtaatatgtacatgtaggtagagttaaagtgactatacatagataataacagagagtagcagcagtgttaaaGAGGGTCTGGGTAGCCCATTGATTAGCtggtcaggagtcttatggctggggggtagaagctggtcaggagtcttatggctggggggtagaagctggtcaggagtcttatggctggggggtagaagctggtcaggagtcttatggctggggggtagaagctggtcaggagtcttatggctggggggtagaagctgttcagtagtcttatggctggggggtagaagctggtcagtagtcttatggcttggggggtagaagctggtcagtagtcttatggctggggggtagaagctggtcagtagtcttatggcttggggggtagaagctgttcagtagtcttatggctggggggtagaagctgttcagtagtcttatggctggggggtagaagctgttcagtagtcttatggctggggggtagaagctgttcagtagtcttatggctggggggtagaagctggtcagtagtcttatggctggggggtagaagctggtcagtagtcttatggctggggggtagaagctggtcagtagtcttatggctggggggtagaagctgttcagtagtcttatggcttggggggtagaagctggtcagtagtcttatggctggggggtagaagctgttaaggagcctctcGGTACACTgacctcgacaaaccatttctgtatggacctggctttgtgcTCGGGGGCaacgtcatgctgaaacaggaaagggccttcctcataCTGTTgccaccattattcctccttcatgaCAGTTGGCACTCTCCATTGGGacctggtgctccggtaccactgaCCTGGACTCCTTTTTAAAATGGGCTTCAGGTTTCATGTCCCTCTTTCATTTTGTGTCCCTGTCCTCACTGACTTTCCAAAGCtgctgctcctcttcctcctcttcctcctccttattTAGCATCATAATGTGATGATGTTTATAAAGGGAGTCAAAGGTCAAAGTgggtcctcttcctcttcctcctcctcctccttatttAGCATCATAATGTGATGATGTTTATAAAGGGAGTCAAAGGTCAACgtggctcctcctcttcctcctcctcctcctcctcctccttatttAGCATCATAATGTGATGATGTTTATAAAGGGAGTCAAAGGTCAACgtggctcctcctcttcctcctcctcctcatttagCATCATAATGTGATGTTTATAAAGGGAGTCAAGCGGCTCATGACTAGTGGTTATAATCTATTATAACCACATCATAATACATTCTACATGTAGGCTTTAAATCATCTGTTAGCGACATCTGTAATGTTAATGTTGTCATCGGTCTCAGCAGAACGTGGTGTCCCAGGCCCAGTCTCTGCCCCCTATGCCCCAGCCTCCCCCCACTAACGGTATGTCCTACGTGGCCTACCCTCCACCCTACGCCATGCAGAGTATGATGGCAGCCCTACCTGGGCAGGACCCCAACATGCCCCCACAACAACCCTACATGCAGGGCCCAGGACAACAGCCCATGTACCAACAGGTAGGAGTTCTtggtttctctcttccccctctcttcttctcttcccctctctcttcctctcttcccctctctccctcctctctctcctctcttcctctccctcctctcttcctttctccctcctctctctcgccctcttcccttcctctcactcactcactcactcactcactaactctctctctctctgcataatGTTGCCTGTCTGTGGGGGACTTCTGATTCCGTATGTCAGAGGCTTGTTTGTTCTATGTAGTGGGAGTTGCAGTGAGGGATTGATGGTAATCTAATCTCTCTCACActacttctgtctctctctgtgtagatggcTCCCCCTGGTGGCCCCCAGCAGCAGGttcagcagcagcagcctccGCAGGTCCATCCAGGCAGCGAGGCACAGCTCATTTCCTTCGACTGATCCATCCACCTGGCTAGCTCAGCTTAACGTTACCACCTGCTGCTGGCAGAGTTCAACAcactacaccctctctctcctcttctgtcctcacctctcttctctctcctcttctgtcctcacctctcttctctctcctcttctgtcctcacctctcttctctctcctcttctgtcctcacctctcttctctctcctcttctgtcctcacctctcttctctctcctcttctgtcctcacctctcttctctctcctcttctgtcctcacctctc is a window from the Oncorhynchus kisutch isolate 150728-3 unplaced genomic scaffold, Okis_V2 Okis06b-Okis10b_hom, whole genome shotgun sequence genome containing:
- the LOC116360007 gene encoding hepatocyte growth factor-regulated tyrosine kinase substrate-like isoform X3, whose protein sequence is MGKGGGTFERLLDKATSQLLLETDWESILQICDLIRQGDTQAKYAIGAIKKKLMDKNPHVALYGLEVLESVVKNCGQTVHDEVACKTTMEELKDLLKTEPNVRNKILYLIQAWAHAFRNEPKYKVVQDTYQIMKVEGHVFPEFKESDAMFAAERAPDWVDAEECHRCRVQFGVMTRKHHCRACGQIFCGKCSSKYSTIPKFGIEKEVRVCEPCHELLNNHPSLSPPPRKAEGGKPVGTSTSVTPGPAELPPEYLTSPLSQQSQVVVQETVPPKRDEAALQEEEELQLAIALSQSEAEEKERMRQKNSYGVYPKADPAPVTSSAPPVNSLYSSPVNSSAPSAEDVDPELARYLNRTYWEKKQEEARKSPTPSAPAPVPLATEPLPISQPQPVETVAPLPAQVVMAPPPVNIVEQYQNGESEENHDAFLKALQNAVTTFLNRMKSNHMRGRSITNDSAVLSLFQSINTMHPQLLDILNQLDEKRLYYEGLQDKLAQVRDARAALNALRDEHREKLRRAAEEAERQRQIQLAQKLEIMRQKKQEYLEMQRQLAIQRLQEQEKERQMRLEQQKHTIQMRAQMPAFPMPYPQMQSLPPNVAGGVVYGQPGGPPSYPGTFSPSGSVEGSPMHNVYMNQPGPGQYQAMPPDPNMYMYQPAGTNGQPAPPGQALPTTSPAYSNYQPTPTQGYQQNVVSQAQSLPPMPQPPPTNGMSYVAYPPPYAMQSMMAALPGQDPNMPPQQPYMQGPGQQPMYQQMAPPGGPQQQVQQQQPPQVHPGSEAQLISFD
- the LOC116360007 gene encoding hepatocyte growth factor-regulated tyrosine kinase substrate-like isoform X1, with translation MGKGGGTFERLLDKATSQLLLETDWESILQICDLIRQGDTQAKYAIGAIKKKLMDKNPHVALYGLEVLESVVKNCGQTVHDEVACKTTMEELKDLLKTEPNVRNKILYLIQAWAHAFRNEPKYKVVQDTYQIMKVEGHVFPEFKESDAMFAAERAPDWVDAEECHRCRVQFGVMTRKHHCRACGQIFCGKCSSKYSTIPKFGIEKEVRVCEPCHELLNNHPSLSPPPRKAEGGKPVGTSTSVTPGPAELPPEYLTSPLSQQSQVVVQETVPPKRDEAALQEEEELQLAIALSQSEAEEKERMRQKNSYGVYPKADPAPVTSSAPPVNSLYSSPVNSSAPSAEDVDPELARYLNRTYWEKKQEEARKSPTPSAPAPVPLATEPLPISQPQPVETVAPLPAQVVMAPPPVNIVEQQYQNGESEENHDAFLKALQNAVTTFLNRMKSNHMRGRSITNDSAVLSLFQSINTMHPQLLDILNQLDEKRLYYEGLQDKLAQVRDARAALNALRDEHREKLRRAAEEAERQRQIQLAQKLEIMRQKKQEYLEMQRQLAIQRLQEQEKERQMRLEQQKHTIQMRAQMPAFPMPYPQMQSLPPNVAGGVVYGQPGGPPSYPGTFSPSGSVEGSPMHNVYMNQPGPGQYQAMPPDPNMYMYQPAGTNGQPAPPGQALPTTSPAYSNYQPTPTQGYQQNVVSQAQSLPPMPQPPPTNGMSYVAYPPPYAMQSMMAALPGQDPNMPPQQPYMQGPGQQPMYQQMAPPGGPQQQVQQQQPPQVHPGSEAQLISFD
- the LOC116360007 gene encoding hepatocyte growth factor-regulated tyrosine kinase substrate-like isoform X4 — protein: MGKGGGTFERLLDKATSQLLLETDWESILQICDLIRQGDTQAKYAIGAIKKKLMDKNPHVALYGLEVLESVVKNCGQTVHDEVACKTTMEELKDLLKTEPNVRNKILYLIQAWAHAFRNEPKYKVVQDTYQIMKVEGHVFPEFKESDAMFAAERAPDWVDAEECHRCRVQFGVMTRKHHCRACGQIFCGKCSSKYSTIPKFGIEKEVRVCEPCHELLNNHPSLSPPPRKAEGGKPVGTSTSVTPGPAELPPEYLTSPLSQQSQVPPKRDEAALQEEEELQLAIALSQSEAEEKERMRQKNSYGVYPKADPAPVTSSAPPVNSLYSSPVNSSAPSAEDVDPELARYLNRTYWEKKQEEARKSPTPSAPAPVPLATEPLPISQPQPVETVAPLPAQVVMAPPPVNIVEQQYQNGESEENHDAFLKALQNAVTTFLNRMKSNHMRGRSITNDSAVLSLFQSINTMHPQLLDILNQLDEKRLYYEGLQDKLAQVRDARAALNALRDEHREKLRRAAEEAERQRQIQLAQKLEIMRQKKQEYLEMQRQLAIQRLQEQEKERQMRLEQQKHTIQMRAQMPAFPMPYPQMQSLPPNVAGGVVYGQPGGPPSYPGTFSPSGSVEGSPMHNVYMNQPGPGQYQAMPPDPNMYMYQPAGTNGQPAPPGQALPTTSPAYSNYQPTPTQGYQQNVVSQAQSLPPMPQPPPTNGMSYVAYPPPYAMQSMMAALPGQDPNMPPQQPYMQGPGQQPMYQQMAPPGGPQQQVQQQQPPQVHPGSEAQLISFD
- the LOC116360007 gene encoding hepatocyte growth factor-regulated tyrosine kinase substrate-like isoform X9, whose protein sequence is MGKGGGTFERLLDKATSQLLLETDWESILQICDLIRQGDTQAKYAIGAIKKKLMDKNPHVALYGLEVLESVVKNCGQTVHDEVACKTTMEELKDLLKTEPNVRNKILYLIQAWAHAFRNEPKYKVVQDTYQIMKVEGHVFPEFKESDAMFAAERAPDWVDAEECHRCRVQFGVMTRKHHCRACGQIFCGKCSSKYSTIPKFGIEKEVRVCEPCHELLNKKAEGGKPVGTSTSVTPGPAELPPEYLTSPLSQQSQVPPKRDEAALQEEEELQLAIALSQSEAEEKERMRQKNSYGVYPKADPAPVTSSAPPVNSLYSSPVNSSAPSAEDVDPELARYLNRTYWEKKQEEARKSPTPSAPAPVPLATEPLPISQPQPVETVAPLPAQVVMAPPPVNIVEQYQNGESEENHDAFLKALQNAVTTFLNRMKSNHMRGRSITNDSAVLSLFQSINTMHPQLLDILNQLDEKRLYYEGLQDKLAQVRDARAALNALRDEHREKLRRAAEEAERQRQIQLAQKLEIMRQKKQEYLEMQRQLAIQRLQEQEKERQMRLEQQKHTIQMRAQMPAFPMPYPQMQSLPPNVAGGVVYGQPGGPPSYPGTFSPSGSVEGSPMHNVYMNQPGPGQYQAMPPDPNMYMYQPAGTNGQPAPPGQALPTTSPAYSNYQPTPTQGYQNVVSQAQSLPPMPQPPPTNGMSYVAYPPPYAMQSMMAALPGQDPNMPPQQPYMQGPGQQPMYQQMAPPGGPQQQVQQQQPPQVHPGSEAQLISFD